In a genomic window of Xylophilus rhododendri:
- a CDS encoding TackOD1 domain-containing metal-binding protein has translation MSMQLAMPAPQQIAASFAVDAADLADPDLPPLLIFRADSAPWPARPRERAVHQWADVARLTEEPAGFYLGRGLKASDADALLDRIRRSPWWYLPVLSAPGRTAPLADAAADLVDALDICDRARAAREELGLSPNGLPLIERLLYFLQVREGSQLWPERDRRHKLLYRYPLAEALASPHDDVGSCLATMLRGRLLEPAKLVDRTRHCCRCNSAHIHFVEVCPTCGGLDIRTTAALPCFACGYVAPESDFLRRDGLVCPRCDAAEPNIGVDEEEPILQQVCGHCQKAFATSVTQAHCLDCDHVCSPDELEIREIASLRLTAAGQAYLRTGSRQQPLAVFDTLNSVQPQEFIRTVDWALAAQSRRAEVGFGLLLVSLHDTGLLQDGSPLATRLTLSLAEFARQLRGLIRASDNTTRINGDRLWFYLPFSDALGARRRIDGVLALAEFRELVKELRIDVRGMQLPERRNSGEDAAALMKRLGG, from the coding sequence ATGTCCATGCAGCTCGCCATGCCCGCGCCGCAGCAGATCGCTGCGTCCTTCGCCGTCGATGCGGCCGATCTCGCCGATCCCGACCTGCCCCCCTTGCTGATCTTTCGGGCCGACAGCGCCCCCTGGCCCGCCCGGCCGCGGGAGCGCGCCGTGCACCAGTGGGCCGACGTGGCCCGGCTGACCGAGGAGCCGGCCGGCTTCTACCTGGGCCGCGGCCTGAAGGCGAGCGACGCCGATGCGCTGCTCGACCGCATCCGCCGCTCGCCCTGGTGGTATCTGCCGGTGCTCTCGGCGCCGGGCCGCACGGCGCCGCTGGCCGATGCCGCGGCCGACCTGGTCGACGCGCTGGACATCTGCGACCGCGCCCGCGCCGCCCGCGAGGAACTGGGCCTGTCGCCCAACGGCCTGCCGCTGATCGAGCGCCTGCTGTATTTCCTGCAGGTGCGCGAGGGCAGCCAGCTCTGGCCCGAGCGCGACCGGCGCCACAAGTTGCTCTACCGCTATCCCCTGGCCGAGGCGCTGGCCAGCCCGCACGACGACGTCGGCTCCTGCCTGGCCACCATGCTGCGCGGCCGCCTGCTGGAGCCCGCCAAGCTGGTCGACCGCACCCGCCACTGCTGCCGCTGCAACAGTGCGCACATCCATTTCGTGGAGGTCTGCCCGACCTGCGGTGGCCTGGACATCCGCACCACCGCCGCCTTGCCCTGTTTCGCCTGCGGCTACGTGGCGCCGGAAAGCGACTTCCTGCGCCGCGACGGCCTGGTCTGCCCGCGCTGCGATGCGGCCGAGCCGAACATCGGCGTGGACGAGGAGGAGCCCATCCTGCAGCAGGTCTGCGGCCACTGCCAGAAGGCCTTCGCCACCAGCGTGACGCAGGCCCATTGCCTGGACTGCGACCACGTCTGCAGCCCGGACGAACTGGAGATCCGCGAGATCGCCTCCCTGCGCCTGACCGCCGCCGGCCAGGCCTATCTGCGCACCGGCTCGCGCCAGCAGCCGCTGGCGGTGTTCGACACCCTCAACTCGGTGCAGCCGCAGGAGTTCATCCGCACGGTGGACTGGGCGCTGGCCGCGCAGTCGCGCCGCGCCGAGGTGGGCTTCGGCCTGCTGCTGGTCTCCCTGCACGACACCGGCCTGCTGCAGGACGGCAGCCCCCTGGCCACCCGGCTGACGCTGAGCCTGGCCGAGTTCGCGCGCCAGCTGCGCGGCCTGATCCGCGCCTCGGACAACACCACTCGCATCAACGGCGACCGTCTCTGGTTCTACCTGCCCTTCTCCGATGCGCTCGGCGCGCGCCGGCGTATCGACGGCGTGCTGGCCCTGGCGGAGTTCCGCGAGCTGGTGAAGGAGCTGCGCATCGATGTGCGCGGCATGCAGCTGCCCGAGCGGCGCAACTCGGGCGAGGATGCGGCGGCGCTGATGAAGCGGCTGGGCGGCTGA
- the rocF gene encoding arginase: MQTRVHLIGAPTDVGASVRGCSMGPEALRVAGIAPALRQLGLEVQDQGNLAGPLALERASAHEPHHNLEEVVAWNRAVFDAVSLSLAEDAVPVMMGGDHCLAIGSISAVAAHCRREGKPLRVLWLDAHTDVNTEATSPSGNLHGMPVACLLGRGPAALSGWSGSAQAIRAQDIDFLGIRSVDPGERLAIRSFGLSVYDMRYIDEHGMRAAMTEALMDVDDNTHLHVSFDVDCLDPADAPGVGTAVRGGPSYREMQLCMEMIADTGRLGSLDVVEVNPALDVRNRTAEVAVELLQSLFGQSTL; the protein is encoded by the coding sequence ATGCAGACCCGTGTCCACCTGATAGGCGCGCCGACCGACGTCGGCGCCAGCGTGCGCGGCTGCAGCATGGGCCCCGAGGCGCTGCGGGTGGCCGGCATCGCCCCGGCCTTGCGCCAGCTGGGCCTGGAGGTGCAGGACCAGGGCAATCTGGCCGGCCCGCTGGCGCTGGAGCGGGCCTCGGCCCACGAGCCGCACCACAACCTGGAAGAGGTGGTGGCCTGGAACCGGGCGGTGTTCGATGCGGTGTCGCTCTCGCTGGCCGAGGACGCGGTGCCGGTGATGATGGGCGGCGACCACTGCCTGGCGATCGGCTCGATCAGCGCGGTGGCGGCGCATTGCCGGCGCGAAGGCAAGCCGCTGCGGGTGCTCTGGCTGGATGCCCATACCGATGTGAACACCGAGGCCACCAGCCCCAGCGGCAATCTGCACGGCATGCCGGTGGCCTGCCTGCTGGGGCGCGGGCCGGCGGCGCTCAGCGGCTGGAGCGGCAGTGCCCAGGCGATCCGCGCGCAGGACATCGATTTCCTGGGCATCCGCAGCGTGGACCCGGGCGAGCGCCTGGCCATCCGCAGCTTCGGCCTGTCGGTCTACGACATGCGCTACATCGACGAGCACGGCATGCGCGCGGCCATGACCGAGGCCTTGATGGACGTGGACGACAACACCCATCTGCATGTGAGTTTCGACGTCGACTGCCTGGACCCGGCCGACGCGCCCGGCGTGGGCACCGCGGTGCGCGGCGGGCCCAGCTACCGCGAGATGCAGCTGTGCATGGAGATGATCGCGGACACCGGGCGGCTCGGCTCGCTCGACGTGGTGGAGGTCAATCCCGCGCTCGACGTGCGCAACCGCACGGCGGAAGTGGCGGTGGAGCTGCTGCAGAGCCTGTTCGGCCAGAGCACGCTCTAA
- a CDS encoding MFS transporter yields MTPPVPTAAPLLAPGRERALLWLLALTQFTIIVDFMVMMPMGPQIMQAFTVGPAAFAAAVSAYSWCAGISGLLAATYIDRFDRRRLLLVVYALFALSNLICALATNYHALLLSRAFAGLTGGVLGSLVLAIIGDVIPPQRRGAAMGVVMTSFSLAAVAGVPLGVVLGAHFGWSSPFFELVVLSVAIWVGAWKVIPSLTAHIRVPAVPLSRTLPDLWSLMREPAHLRGFALTALVMGAHMLIVPFISPNFVGNLGVQPESISLIYMAGGAAMFFTSRAVGRMADRFGKREVFRIAALCSLLPALFMTHLPQLPLWGLILFFPFFIVSGNARMIPVQALLTTVPEPHRRGAFMSVNSAVQQIATGTGAWIGGLMLTISPSGHISGYGTNGWVCCACIVLAMWWVGKVQSYGESPASAQPVRAA; encoded by the coding sequence ATGACTCCTCCCGTTCCCACCGCGGCTCCACTCCTGGCTCCGGGCCGGGAACGCGCCCTGCTCTGGCTGCTCGCACTGACCCAGTTCACCATCATTGTGGACTTCATGGTGATGATGCCGATGGGGCCGCAGATCATGCAGGCCTTCACGGTGGGACCGGCGGCCTTCGCCGCGGCGGTGTCGGCCTATTCCTGGTGCGCCGGCATCTCGGGCCTGCTGGCCGCCACCTATATCGACCGCTTCGACCGCCGCAGGCTGCTGCTGGTGGTGTATGCGCTGTTCGCGCTGTCGAACCTGATCTGCGCGCTGGCCACCAACTACCACGCCCTGCTGCTGTCGCGCGCCTTCGCCGGCCTGACCGGCGGCGTGCTGGGCTCGCTGGTGCTGGCCATCATCGGCGACGTGATCCCGCCGCAGCGGCGCGGCGCGGCCATGGGGGTGGTGATGACCTCCTTCTCGCTGGCGGCCGTCGCCGGCGTGCCGCTGGGCGTGGTGCTGGGCGCGCATTTCGGCTGGAGTTCGCCCTTCTTCGAGCTGGTGGTGCTGTCGGTGGCGATCTGGGTCGGCGCCTGGAAGGTGATCCCCTCGCTCACCGCGCATATCCGGGTGCCGGCGGTGCCGCTGTCGCGCACCCTGCCGGACCTGTGGTCGCTGATGCGCGAGCCGGCGCACCTGCGCGGCTTCGCGCTGACCGCGCTGGTGATGGGCGCGCACATGCTGATCGTGCCCTTCATCTCGCCCAACTTCGTGGGCAACCTGGGGGTGCAGCCGGAGAGCATCTCGCTGATCTACATGGCCGGCGGCGCCGCCATGTTCTTCACCTCGCGTGCGGTGGGCCGCATGGCCGACCGCTTCGGCAAACGCGAGGTGTTCCGCATCGCCGCCCTGTGCTCGCTGCTGCCGGCGCTGTTCATGACGCACCTGCCGCAGCTGCCGCTGTGGGGGCTGATCCTGTTCTTCCCCTTCTTCATCGTCAGCGGCAACGCCCGCATGATCCCGGTGCAGGCGCTGCTGACCACCGTGCCCGAGCCGCACCGGCGCGGCGCCTTCATGAGCGTGAACTCGGCGGTGCAGCAGATCGCCACCGGCACCGGCGCCTGGATCGGCGGGCTGATGCTGACCATCTCGCCCTCCGGCCACATCTCCGGCTACGGCACCAACGGCTGGGTGTGCTGCGCCTGCATCGTGCTGGCGATGTGGTGGGTGGGCAAGGTGCAGTCGTACGGCGAGAGCCCGGCTTCGGCGCAGCCGGTGCGCGCCGCCTGA
- a CDS encoding YggS family pyridoxal phosphate-dependent enzyme: MTTICNTLEAVGERIAAACRAAGRNAGEVRLLAVSKTFGADAVQEALQAGQTAFGENYLQEAAAKIDALPGLDIEWHCIGPIQSNKTRLAAGKFDWVQSVDRLKIAERLSEQRPAGMAPLNICLQVNIDGGANKSGVAPQDLPELARAVAALPNLRLRGLMTIPEPAADYAGQLAVHRRARELFDALVAQGLPLDTLSMGMSGDIEAAIAAGSTMVRVGSAIFGSRPPAPAAAAAD, translated from the coding sequence ATGACAACGATCTGTAACACTCTGGAGGCAGTTGGCGAACGCATCGCCGCCGCCTGCCGGGCGGCCGGCCGCAACGCAGGCGAAGTGCGCCTGCTGGCCGTCTCCAAGACCTTCGGCGCCGACGCGGTGCAGGAGGCGCTGCAAGCGGGCCAGACGGCCTTCGGCGAGAACTACCTGCAGGAGGCAGCCGCCAAGATCGATGCGCTGCCGGGCCTGGACATCGAATGGCATTGCATCGGCCCGATCCAGTCCAACAAGACGCGGCTGGCGGCCGGGAAGTTCGACTGGGTGCAGTCGGTGGACCGACTGAAGATCGCCGAGCGCCTGTCCGAGCAGCGGCCGGCCGGCATGGCCCCGCTCAACATCTGCCTGCAGGTCAATATCGACGGCGGCGCCAACAAGTCAGGCGTGGCGCCGCAGGACCTGCCCGAACTGGCCCGCGCTGTCGCGGCGCTGCCGAACCTGCGCCTGCGCGGGTTGATGACGATTCCCGAGCCGGCGGCCGACTACGCGGGTCAGCTGGCGGTGCACCGCCGTGCACGCGAGCTGTTCGATGCGCTCGTCGCGCAGGGCCTGCCGCTGGACACGCTGTCGATGGGCATGTCGGGCGACATCGAGGCCGCCATCGCCGCCGGCAGCACCATGGTGCGGGTCGGCTCGGCCATCTTCGGCAGCCGGCCGCCTGCGCCTGCCGCCGCCGCCGCGGACTGA
- a CDS encoding type IV pilus twitching motility protein PilT produces the protein MDITQLLAFSVKNKASDLHLSAGLPPMIRVHGDVRRINVEPLDHKMVHSMVYDIMNDTQRKVYEEFLEIDFSFEIEGLARFRVNAFNQNRGAGAVFRTIPSKILTLEQLNAPKIFADLAMKPRGLVLVTGPTGSGKSTTLAAMVNYLNENEHGHILTVEDPIEFVHESKKCLINQREVGPHTRSFASALRSALREDPDAILVGEMRDLETIRLAMTAAETGHLVFGTLHTSSAAKTIDRIVDVFPAEEKDMVRAMLSESLQAVISQTLCKTKDGTGRVAAHEIMLGTSAIRNLIRESKIAQMYSAIQTGNGVGMQTLDQNLTDLVRRNIIAPAEARSKAKSPENFPG, from the coding sequence GTGGATATCACACAGTTGCTGGCCTTCAGCGTGAAGAACAAGGCCTCCGACCTGCATCTGTCGGCAGGCCTGCCGCCGATGATCCGGGTCCACGGCGACGTGCGCCGCATCAATGTCGAGCCGCTGGACCACAAGATGGTCCATTCGATGGTCTACGACATCATGAACGACACCCAGCGCAAGGTGTACGAGGAGTTCCTGGAGATCGACTTCTCCTTCGAGATCGAAGGCCTGGCGCGTTTCCGGGTGAACGCCTTCAACCAGAACCGCGGCGCGGGCGCGGTGTTCCGCACGATTCCCTCGAAGATCCTGACGCTGGAGCAACTCAACGCGCCCAAGATCTTCGCCGACCTGGCCATGAAGCCGCGCGGCCTGGTGCTGGTGACCGGCCCGACCGGCTCCGGCAAGTCGACCACGCTGGCCGCCATGGTCAACTACCTCAACGAGAACGAGCACGGCCACATCCTGACGGTGGAAGACCCGATCGAGTTCGTGCACGAATCCAAGAAGTGCCTGATCAACCAGCGCGAGGTCGGCCCGCACACCAGGAGCTTCGCCTCGGCCCTGCGTTCGGCCCTGCGCGAGGATCCGGACGCCATCCTGGTCGGCGAAATGCGCGACCTGGAAACCATCCGCCTGGCCATGACCGCCGCCGAGACCGGCCACCTGGTCTTCGGCACCCTGCACACCTCTTCGGCCGCCAAGACCATCGACCGTATCGTCGACGTGTTCCCCGCCGAGGAGAAGGACATGGTGCGGGCGATGCTTTCCGAATCGCTGCAGGCCGTGATTTCGCAGACCCTGTGCAAGACCAAGGACGGCACCGGCCGCGTGGCGGCGCACGAGATCATGCTGGGCACCTCGGCCATCCGCAACCTGATCCGCGAGTCCAAGATCGCGCAGATGTACTCGGCCATCCAGACCGGCAACGGCGTGGGCATGCAGACCCTGGACCAGAACCTGACCGACCTGGTGCGGCGCAACATCATCGCGCCCGCCGAGGCGCGCTCCAAGGCCAAGAGCCCGGAAAACTTCCCCGGCTGA
- a CDS encoding Crp/Fnr family transcriptional regulator: MKGILGLLGRNPVPPTPAGEATDSVFFSTAFADQGVDATLLVPWDARAVEIGARRLAAGRGIKLMQHLWARDKHMCSLEPERIALLERFFHFATVPAGREIIRQDEYGNFMLVLLEGGISVDRRQPWGERLRLAETRPGDILGEMSLLDSGLRFSACTTLTDCDVAVLSAEAMDEMMDAEPHTACHLVALLARKLSLRLRMVSASLGENK, translated from the coding sequence ATGAAAGGCATCCTCGGACTGCTCGGCAGGAATCCGGTACCCCCGACCCCTGCCGGCGAGGCGACCGACTCGGTCTTCTTCTCCACCGCCTTTGCCGACCAGGGCGTGGATGCCACCCTGCTGGTGCCCTGGGACGCACGTGCGGTGGAGATCGGCGCTCGCCGGCTGGCCGCCGGCCGCGGCATCAAGCTGATGCAGCACCTCTGGGCGCGCGACAAGCACATGTGCTCGCTGGAGCCCGAACGCATCGCCCTGCTGGAGCGCTTCTTCCACTTCGCCACGGTGCCCGCGGGGCGCGAGATCATCCGCCAGGACGAGTACGGCAACTTCATGCTGGTGCTGCTCGAAGGCGGCATCTCGGTGGACCGCCGCCAGCCCTGGGGTGAACGCCTGCGCCTGGCCGAAACCCGCCCGGGCGACATCCTGGGCGAGATGTCGCTGCTCGACAGCGGCCTGCGTTTCTCGGCCTGCACCACGCTGACCGACTGCGACGTGGCCGTGCTCAGCGCCGAAGCCATGGACGAGATGATGGACGCCGAGCCGCACACCGCCTGCCACCTGGTGGCGCTGCTGGCCCGCAAGCTGTCGCTGCGGCTGCGCATGGTCAGCGCCAGCCTGGGCGAGAACAAGTAA
- a CDS encoding PilT/PilU family type 4a pilus ATPase — translation MERDQASKFINDLLKLMISRGGSDMFITADFPPAMKVDGKLTKVSPQPLSAAHTLSLARSIMNDRQASEFERTKECNFAISPASIGRFRVNAFVQQGKVGMVLRLIPTNIPTLDTLRMPTALKEVVMAKRGLCILVGATGSGKSTTLAAMVDWRNENSYGHIITIEDPVEFVHPHKNCVVTQREVGLDTDNWEIALKNTLRQAPDVILMGEIRDKETMEHAISFSETGHLCLATLHANSANQAIDRIINFFPEERHQQLLMDISLNLKAMISQRLIPVQDGKGRAAAVEVMLNTPLIADLIFKGDVSEIKEIMKKSRNLGMQTFDQALFDLYESNAVTYEDALRNADSLNDLRLQIKLNSQRAKAQQDLSSGTEHLQIV, via the coding sequence ATGGAACGCGATCAGGCCAGTAAATTCATCAACGACCTGCTCAAGCTGATGATCAGCCGCGGCGGCAGCGACATGTTCATCACCGCCGATTTCCCGCCGGCGATGAAGGTGGACGGCAAGCTCACCAAGGTCTCGCCCCAGCCGCTGAGCGCGGCGCACACGCTGTCGCTGGCCCGCTCCATCATGAACGACCGGCAGGCCTCGGAATTCGAGCGCACCAAGGAGTGCAACTTCGCCATCTCGCCGGCCAGCATCGGGCGCTTTCGCGTGAACGCCTTCGTGCAGCAGGGCAAGGTCGGCATGGTGCTGCGGCTGATCCCGACCAACATCCCCACGCTCGACACCCTGCGCATGCCGACGGCGCTCAAGGAAGTGGTGATGGCCAAACGCGGCCTGTGCATCCTGGTGGGCGCCACCGGCTCGGGCAAGTCGACCACGCTGGCGGCCATGGTGGACTGGCGCAACGAGAATTCCTACGGCCACATCATCACCATCGAGGATCCGGTGGAGTTCGTGCATCCGCACAAGAACTGCGTCGTCACCCAGCGCGAGGTCGGGCTCGATACCGACAACTGGGAGATCGCGCTGAAGAACACCCTGCGCCAGGCGCCCGACGTGATCCTGATGGGCGAGATCCGCGACAAGGAGACGATGGAGCATGCGATCTCCTTCAGCGAGACCGGCCACCTCTGCCTGGCCACCCTGCATGCCAACAGCGCCAACCAGGCGATCGACCGCATCATCAACTTCTTCCCCGAGGAGCGACACCAGCAACTGCTGATGGATATCTCGCTCAACCTGAAGGCCATGATCTCGCAGCGCCTGATCCCGGTGCAGGACGGCAAGGGCCGGGCCGCGGCGGTGGAGGTGATGCTGAACACGCCACTGATCGCCGACCTGATCTTCAAGGGCGATGTCTCCGAGATCAAGGAGATCATGAAGAAGAGCCGCAACCTGGGCATGCAGACCTTCGACCAGGCGCTGTTCGACCTGTACGAGAGCAACGCGGTCACCTACGAGGACGCGCTGCGCAATGCCGACTCGCTCAACGACCTGCGGCTGCAGATCAAGCTCAACAGCCAGCGGGCCAAGGCGCAGCAGGATCTCTCCAGCGGAACCGAGCACCTGCAGATCGTTTGA
- a CDS encoding NAD(P)-dependent oxidoreductase, which yields MSTLNSKTYSATPSRKVAFLGLGVMGGPMAGHLQLAGHQVTVFNRTAAKARAWADEFGGSHAATPREAAQGAEIVFCCVGNDDDLRAVVLGTPDGEGGRQDDGALAGMDKGAIFVDHTTASADVARELYAAARALGLQFIDAPVSGGQAGAQNGALTVMCGGDAEPFAVIEPVAAAFSRAVTLMGEAGAGQLTKMCNQICIAGIVQGLSEAIAFGQRSGLDMGKALEVIGKGAAQSWQMDNRGKTMVQGQFEFGFAVDWMRKDLGLVLDEARRNGARVPVTALVDQFYGDVQLMGGQRWDTSSLLKRLT from the coding sequence ATGAGCACACTCAACTCCAAAACCTATTCCGCCACCCCTTCCCGCAAGGTCGCCTTCCTGGGACTGGGTGTGATGGGCGGGCCGATGGCCGGCCATCTGCAGCTGGCGGGCCACCAGGTCACCGTCTTCAACCGCACCGCCGCCAAGGCCCGGGCCTGGGCGGACGAGTTCGGCGGCAGCCATGCAGCCACGCCGCGTGAAGCAGCGCAGGGCGCCGAGATCGTCTTCTGCTGCGTCGGCAACGACGACGACCTGCGCGCGGTCGTGCTGGGCACGCCCGATGGCGAGGGCGGCCGCCAGGACGACGGCGCGCTGGCCGGCATGGACAAGGGCGCGATCTTCGTGGACCACACCACCGCCTCCGCCGACGTGGCGCGCGAGCTGTACGCCGCCGCCCGCGCGCTGGGCCTGCAGTTCATCGACGCACCCGTCTCCGGCGGCCAGGCCGGCGCCCAGAACGGCGCGCTCACGGTGATGTGCGGCGGCGACGCCGAGCCCTTCGCCGTGATCGAGCCGGTGGCAGCCGCCTTCTCGCGCGCTGTCACCCTGATGGGCGAGGCCGGAGCCGGCCAGCTCACCAAGATGTGCAACCAGATCTGCATCGCCGGCATCGTGCAGGGCCTCTCCGAAGCCATCGCCTTCGGCCAGCGTTCCGGGCTCGACATGGGCAAGGCCCTGGAAGTGATCGGCAAGGGCGCCGCCCAGAGCTGGCAGATGGACAACCGCGGCAAGACCATGGTGCAGGGCCAGTTCGAATTCGGCTTCGCCGTCGACTGGATGCGCAAGGACCTGGGCCTGGTGCTGGACGAGGCCCGCCGCAACGGCGCGCGGGTGCCGGTGACGGCGCTGGTGGACCAGTTCTACGGCGATGTGCAGCTGATGGGTGGGCAGCGTTGGGATACGTCCTCTCTCCTCAAACGTCTGACCTGA
- a CDS encoding phospholipase A has translation MPPTTPSSMPPAARRLPASLAAGAVLLALAPGAFAQAKPAANAKAPVAQLTPQRAAAVTAWQQCQALTAGNERLACFDQWASSQQKLVDQVEQRSADASAVSNNPPPGAAASAIKADVTAALASAQPATAPGGATTATASTGIIGVGLEQGCKDRQFSDLSRFWELESGSNCPTFSLRGFRANSLSVIGSNSVNQQPTSLNPANSATTTSDYRKEEVRLQLSVRTKLASGLLTPADAPLRDSLWLAYSQQSYWQFFNSGLSRPFRSTDYEPEAIYVYPTTADLPFGWKWRYSGAGLVHQSNGQSDPLSRSWNRVYLMAGFEKDNSYTVTGRIWKRLHESAADDNNPGISNYIGRGEVAVTWNPSTRNTFIATLRGSPGGEAHGSGRLEWLRSIGDGKGNSYSGLRFHTQLFSGYGDSLIDYNRKRTVLSVGFSIVDF, from the coding sequence ATGCCCCCGACGACACCTTCTTCGATGCCGCCCGCGGCACGCCGCCTGCCCGCCAGTCTTGCTGCTGGCGCGGTGCTGCTGGCCCTGGCGCCCGGCGCGTTCGCCCAGGCCAAGCCGGCCGCGAATGCCAAGGCGCCGGTCGCGCAGCTCACCCCCCAGCGCGCCGCCGCCGTCACCGCCTGGCAGCAATGCCAGGCTCTCACGGCCGGCAACGAACGCCTGGCCTGCTTCGACCAATGGGCCAGCAGCCAGCAGAAGCTGGTCGACCAGGTGGAGCAGCGCTCGGCCGACGCCTCGGCCGTGTCCAACAACCCGCCGCCGGGTGCCGCCGCCTCGGCGATCAAGGCCGATGTCACCGCCGCCCTGGCCAGCGCCCAGCCCGCCACCGCGCCGGGCGGCGCGACCACCGCCACCGCCTCCACCGGCATCATCGGCGTCGGCCTGGAGCAGGGCTGCAAGGACCGTCAGTTCTCCGACCTGTCGCGCTTCTGGGAACTGGAGTCCGGCAGCAACTGCCCGACCTTCAGCCTGCGCGGATTCCGGGCCAACAGCCTGTCGGTAATCGGCTCCAACTCGGTCAACCAGCAGCCGACCTCGCTCAATCCCGCCAACAGCGCCACCACCACCAGCGACTACCGCAAGGAAGAGGTGCGGCTGCAGCTGTCGGTGCGCACCAAGCTGGCCAGCGGCCTGCTGACCCCGGCCGATGCGCCGCTGCGCGACTCGCTGTGGCTGGCCTACAGCCAGCAGTCCTACTGGCAGTTCTTCAACAGCGGCCTGTCGCGGCCCTTCCGCAGCACCGACTACGAACCCGAGGCGATCTACGTCTACCCCACCACCGCCGACCTGCCCTTCGGCTGGAAGTGGCGCTACAGCGGCGCCGGCCTGGTGCACCAGTCCAACGGCCAGAGCGATCCGCTCTCGCGCAGCTGGAACCGCGTCTACCTGATGGCCGGTTTCGAGAAGGACAACAGCTACACCGTCACCGGCCGCATCTGGAAGCGCCTGCACGAGTCCGCCGCCGACGACAACAACCCGGGCATCTCCAACTACATCGGCCGCGGCGAAGTGGCCGTCACCTGGAACCCCAGCACCCGCAACACCTTCATCGCCACGCTGCGCGGCTCGCCCGGCGGCGAGGCCCATGGCTCGGGCCGGCTGGAATGGCTGCGCTCCATCGGCGACGGCAAGGGCAACAGCTACAGCGGGCTGCGTTTCCACACCCAGCTGTTCAGCGGCTATGGGGACAGCCTGATCGACTACAACCGCAAGCGCACGGTCTTGAGCGTCGGTTTCTCCATCGTCGATTTCTGA